In one Sandaracinaceae bacterium genomic region, the following are encoded:
- a CDS encoding zinc-ribbon domain-containing protein, which yields MKIVCDSCSAKYSIADEKVAGKVFKIRCKKCSNVIVVRGDQVEGGNDEDEATRVFDYGGDAAWHLVLDGEQQGPFTPLQIAGMLSEGTVDYESYVWKEGFDGWKALNDVPELMAALGSGGEGADHVADDDSGSDPFAAASGGDAGALFGSEAAASAGVSAGGGNDLFASEGGGNLFGGGDDVVASTPSPRVSAGSAMTGQRNENSVLFSLSNLQALATGGEAAKPASKPLGGSSSPLGGAGLPASSGGMAMGEGSGLIDIRALASATAAVPAASPLSAPKAAPVDDLLAIGAGPSLGSALGAPVLAPVAAEPPPAQPAAASGGNNKVVLIAAAVAVLAAVGAVGFVLTRPPEIREVVTQAPAPTPTPAAETTGTTAAAPTEGTAPAAAPAEGTAPAEAPAATDDSHGSSGSSSSSSRSRGSSTPSAATSMSSAPAASEMTSSAPAATPAPSMTSSMSASIDDLLGMAVAPMESASADLPDTPSRSAVSSALGGRAAAVRACGNGTSGTATVAVTFASNGRVTSANVSGGPFAGNSCIANAVRGARVPPFRQATFNVNFPYRL from the coding sequence ATGAAAATCGTCTGTGATAGCTGCTCCGCGAAGTATTCCATCGCGGATGAAAAGGTCGCCGGCAAGGTCTTCAAGATTCGTTGCAAGAAGTGCTCGAACGTCATCGTCGTCCGAGGTGACCAGGTAGAGGGCGGAAACGACGAAGACGAAGCCACGCGCGTATTCGACTATGGCGGAGACGCCGCATGGCACCTGGTGCTCGACGGCGAGCAGCAGGGCCCGTTCACGCCGCTGCAGATCGCGGGGATGCTGTCCGAAGGCACGGTCGACTACGAGTCGTACGTGTGGAAGGAGGGCTTCGACGGCTGGAAGGCGCTGAATGACGTGCCCGAGCTGATGGCTGCCCTGGGGAGCGGCGGCGAAGGGGCGGATCACGTCGCAGACGACGACTCGGGGAGCGACCCGTTCGCAGCGGCGAGCGGCGGCGACGCGGGCGCCCTCTTCGGCAGCGAGGCCGCCGCCAGCGCGGGGGTGAGCGCGGGCGGCGGGAACGACCTGTTCGCGAGCGAGGGAGGCGGAAACCTCTTCGGCGGGGGCGACGATGTGGTGGCGTCCACGCCGAGCCCACGGGTGTCGGCCGGCTCGGCCATGACCGGTCAACGCAACGAGAACTCCGTCCTGTTCTCGCTCAGCAACCTGCAAGCGCTCGCGACCGGTGGCGAAGCCGCGAAGCCCGCAAGCAAGCCCCTGGGCGGGTCCTCTTCGCCGCTCGGTGGCGCGGGCCTGCCGGCTTCCTCGGGTGGCATGGCCATGGGCGAGGGCTCCGGCCTCATCGACATCCGCGCCCTGGCGAGCGCCACGGCCGCGGTCCCTGCCGCGTCGCCGCTCAGCGCGCCCAAGGCCGCGCCGGTGGACGACCTCCTGGCCATCGGCGCGGGGCCATCGCTCGGTTCCGCGCTCGGCGCGCCGGTGCTCGCGCCGGTCGCGGCGGAGCCGCCACCTGCCCAGCCGGCGGCGGCCAGCGGGGGCAACAACAAGGTCGTGCTGATCGCGGCTGCCGTCGCGGTGCTCGCGGCGGTCGGCGCCGTGGGCTTCGTGCTCACGCGCCCCCCGGAGATTCGCGAAGTGGTCACGCAGGCCCCCGCGCCCACCCCGACGCCAGCTGCGGAGACCACGGGAACGACCGCCGCGGCGCCGACCGAGGGGACGGCCCCCGCAGCTGCCCCCGCCGAGGGGACGGCCCCGGCCGAGGCTCCAGCCGCCACGGACGACAGCCACGGCAGCAGCGGCTCCTCGTCCAGCAGCTCACGTTCCCGCGGCAGCTCGACACCCTCTGCGGCCACGAGCATGAGCTCGGCGCCGGCGGCGAGTGAGATGACCAGCAGCGCACCGGCCGCCACCCCCGCGCCCAGCATGACGAGCTCGATGTCCGCGAGCATCGACGACCTGCTCGGGATGGCCGTCGCGCCCATGGAGTCCGCCTCGGCCGACCTGCCCGACACCCCGTCGCGCTCGGCGGTCTCCAGCGCCCTCGGCGGTCGCGCCGCAGCGGTGCGCGCGTGCGGCAACGGCACCAGCGGCACGGCAACGGTCGCGGTCACCTTCGCCAGCAACGGGCGCGTCACCTCGGCCAACGTGTCGGGCGGACCCTTCGCGGGCAACTCCTGCATCGCGAACGCCGTGCGCGGCGCCCGCGTCCCGCCCTTCCGGCAAGCCACGTTCAACGTGAACTTCCCCTACCGCCTCTGA